In bacterium, a genomic segment contains:
- a CDS encoding response regulator translates to MNSENGHVLVLGCDEAESELVQLLASYGFKLRLVKSSEELLYVAKSISPDVILVNVVPDRVSFEVCRTLKNDPLTALISLLVISPVSDQAERSRAIQCGADDYITRPFDSDELAIRLRNAVVRTRQACELKQDAARIQQLEEVRSELTQLVVREMKTPLTGLADLLEMAGGGTPKHFKADASKFVNEALGATETLEELIEFLMSVRKMTAGEELPDKHPCDILLLSRYIAEALSESAQAVGMTLTVEGDGATVLCDKPQMTRVIRHLIRIAIKAKPSEKTVKIRIEKLAGRIKLMVLCGGGPTAPAVETDGLGLTYCRLVSAAHGGDFRVPLMNGDPAFLYVVLPEAVGIKPTSGLIDASASIPIERSRRYLGAFTSKPADRKKRSLLSLGTRQQFVVAVALMAVIPLLAFAYVLGDAIMTRTLDLETLYFLLPSIVTLMALGVMLLARHTIEVSRLRQYLEEISRGDAPTVTAGHSSEDFAAIQRSLGAVLNQGTEKVKILEARSKALVQAEQQRVMVETVGAACHHLGQPATIIRGYLDLMKRAEVSPEMRAMIQECQAATEDVATVLHRLQGVGQYETEPYLTASEERAGRFDERILKI, encoded by the coding sequence ATGAATTCTGAAAATGGGCATGTGTTGGTTTTGGGCTGTGATGAGGCCGAGTCTGAGCTGGTTCAACTGCTGGCTTCCTATGGCTTTAAACTTCGCCTAGTGAAGTCATCTGAAGAACTTTTGTACGTTGCCAAAAGTATTTCGCCCGATGTCATTCTGGTTAATGTTGTGCCCGACCGAGTCAGTTTCGAGGTGTGTCGCACTCTTAAAAATGACCCTCTAACCGCGTTGATCAGTCTTTTGGTTATTTCGCCTGTTAGTGACCAGGCCGAGAGATCGAGAGCGATCCAGTGTGGTGCAGACGACTATATCACCCGGCCATTTGACAGTGATGAATTGGCGATCCGGTTGCGTAACGCTGTGGTGAGAACCCGGCAGGCTTGCGAATTAAAGCAGGATGCGGCCCGGATTCAGCAACTGGAAGAGGTTCGTTCTGAATTGACCCAACTCGTGGTTCGCGAGATGAAAACACCCCTGACTGGTTTGGCCGATCTTCTCGAGATGGCAGGGGGTGGAACCCCAAAACATTTTAAGGCCGATGCGTCCAAGTTTGTCAATGAAGCGCTCGGTGCAACAGAGACGCTTGAGGAATTGATCGAATTTTTGATGAGTGTGCGTAAAATGACGGCCGGGGAGGAGTTGCCTGATAAACATCCGTGCGATATTTTGCTGTTATCGCGTTATATTGCAGAGGCTCTGTCTGAATCTGCTCAGGCGGTGGGGATGACATTGACCGTGGAAGGCGATGGCGCGACAGTGCTGTGCGATAAACCCCAGATGACCCGTGTGATCCGGCATCTCATTCGAATTGCAATCAAAGCAAAACCTTCGGAAAAAACGGTGAAGATACGCATTGAAAAGCTGGCGGGGAGGATCAAATTGATGGTCCTCTGCGGAGGGGGGCCTACTGCTCCGGCGGTGGAAACGGACGGGCTTGGCCTCACCTATTGCCGGTTGGTATCAGCGGCACATGGCGGCGATTTCCGGGTGCCATTAATGAATGGTGATCCAGCGTTTTTGTATGTGGTGTTGCCTGAGGCTGTCGGAATAAAGCCGACGTCCGGGCTCATTGACGCCTCGGCTTCAATTCCGATAGAGCGGTCTCGCCGATATCTGGGCGCGTTTACCTCGAAACCCGCTGATCGAAAAAAAAGATCCCTGCTGTCCCTGGGGACACGGCAGCAATTTGTTGTCGCGGTTGCGTTGATGGCGGTGATTCCCTTGTTGGCATTTGCGTATGTGCTGGGAGATGCCATTATGACCCGCACATTGGATTTGGAGACCTTATACTTTCTTCTGCCTTCCATTGTGACGCTGATGGCTTTAGGCGTGATGTTATTGGCGCGCCACACGATTGAGGTCAGCCGGTTGAGGCAATATCTTGAGGAAATATCGCGCGGGGATGCTCCGACGGTAACAGCGGGTCATTCCAGTGAGGATTTTGCCGCTATACAACGCTCGCTCGGAGCTGTGCTTAATCAAGGGACCGAAAAGGTTAAGATCCTTGAAGCCCGGTCAAAAGCCTTGGTTCAAGCTGAACAACAACGTGTGATGGTGGAAACGGTAGGCGCGGCCTGTCATCATCTGGGCCAGCCGGCGACCATTATCCGAGGGTATCTGGATCTTATGAAACGCGCTGAGGTTTCGCCAGAGATGAGAGCCATGATTCAGGAATGTCAGGCGGCGACCGAAGATGTTGCGACTGTCTTGCACCGCTTACAGGGTGTAGGCCAGTACGAAACTGAGCCCTATCTGACGGCAAGTGAGGAACGAGCCGGACGTTTCGATGAACGGATTCTGAAAATTTAA
- a CDS encoding NfeD family protein produces the protein MKTIQLFIRLLTLAALTIAPQCAQATPDWSQPAPTGMVYIIPIHDVIDTALIYVIRRGLNEAEDGGAEAIIFDIDTPGGRVDAAEEILNMLRGVKTPTYTLVNPNAISAGAIIAMATDHIYMTPGSKIGDAMPIMLGLTGEVQPMPESVEEKSVSYVAAMIRAAAQHRGHDPQLAEAMVRRDSEYKIGDEVISKKGRLLTLTNKDAERLVGPEKRPLLSAGTVENLAALLKKIGKENCAPIELKVTSAEEIARFIESISIVLLGLGLLGLYIEFKTPGFGLPGISGIFLLAIWFWGSHIAGLAGMEEVALFLLGVILLCVELFVFPGVILPGIIGLGLIIASILMGMTQHYPGDPWYPTLPAITTSALRLTPSLLITLAGAVLAATFLPKAPLFNKLILNATITPQTGDSRSAQSKSVRIGQQGIAETRLNPAGAARFGDLRLNVVSRGDFLEPGDKIVIAETRGNRIIVDHLKNV, from the coding sequence ATGAAAACGATTCAACTCTTCATCCGTTTGCTCACACTGGCAGCCCTGACGATCGCTCCGCAATGTGCTCAAGCAACGCCCGACTGGAGTCAACCAGCCCCGACCGGCATGGTTTATATCATCCCTATACATGACGTGATTGACACCGCCTTGATCTATGTCATCCGCCGCGGTCTCAATGAAGCCGAAGACGGTGGCGCCGAGGCCATTATCTTCGACATTGACACCCCGGGCGGACGGGTGGACGCCGCCGAGGAGATCCTGAACATGCTTCGTGGCGTTAAAACCCCCACCTATACCCTGGTCAATCCCAATGCCATCTCGGCCGGCGCGATCATCGCCATGGCAACCGATCACATCTATATGACCCCCGGGAGTAAAATCGGGGACGCCATGCCCATCATGCTTGGACTCACCGGCGAAGTTCAACCCATGCCGGAATCGGTGGAAGAGAAATCGGTATCCTATGTGGCCGCCATGATCCGGGCCGCCGCCCAACACAGAGGCCATGACCCCCAACTCGCCGAGGCCATGGTGCGACGTGACTCGGAATATAAAATCGGAGACGAAGTCATCTCCAAGAAAGGCCGTCTCCTCACGCTCACTAATAAGGATGCGGAGCGGCTTGTAGGCCCGGAAAAGCGCCCGTTATTATCTGCTGGCACCGTGGAGAACCTCGCAGCCCTGCTGAAAAAAATCGGCAAAGAAAATTGCGCGCCCATTGAGCTGAAGGTGACCTCCGCCGAGGAGATTGCTCGTTTCATTGAATCGATCTCGATCGTCCTACTCGGGCTCGGACTGCTCGGGCTCTATATTGAGTTCAAAACTCCGGGCTTCGGCCTCCCCGGCATTTCAGGAATCTTCCTGCTCGCCATCTGGTTCTGGGGATCCCATATTGCCGGCCTGGCAGGCATGGAAGAAGTGGCCCTGTTCCTTCTGGGTGTCATCCTGTTATGCGTGGAATTATTTGTTTTTCCAGGCGTGATACTGCCGGGAATTATCGGGTTAGGACTGATCATCGCGTCCATCCTGATGGGAATGACTCAGCACTACCCTGGAGATCCCTGGTATCCAACCCTGCCAGCCATCACCACTTCGGCTCTTCGCTTAACCCCTTCATTACTTATCACTCTTGCAGGCGCCGTACTGGCGGCTACATTCCTGCCCAAAGCCCCGCTCTTCAATAAACTCATCCTGAACGCAACCATAACGCCCCAGACGGGGGACTCCCGTTCCGCCCAAAGCAAGTCCGTCAGAATCGGTCAACAAGGGATCGCAGAAACCCGCCTGAATCCGGCGGGAGCCGCCCGCTTCGGCGACTTACGACTGAATGTGGTATCGCGGGGTGATTTTCTCGAACCAGGCGATAAAATCGTGATTGCCGAAACCCGGGGAAACCGCATAATCGTTGATCACCTGAAAAATGTCTGA
- a CDS encoding helix-turn-helix transcriptional regulator → MNRDVVRLPERYYRNEIVHRAMRGNDPEGTTLGCGFMMKLDGRGQHRNFVFPQYSGVLVLRGEGTYIDWAGREYSTFPGCFFQRLPGRTHSTIHPDTAVWAECYVNISQAFCETLAEMNSLDVNKPVLVPGLSLALVERFDSLLHDLRNAPPIELPRMLALAHALIADIYALDRHRSRPNPYAQALDEAARALAADASRRIKLPALAAQLGLGYEVFRKAFHDRFGMAPGDYSIRRRMERARSMLTQGDVTVKEVAFALGYPNEFAFSRQFSRVYGAPPSRFRGMP, encoded by the coding sequence ATGAATAGAGATGTTGTCCGTCTACCGGAGCGTTATTACCGGAATGAGATAGTTCATCGAGCAATGCGAGGGAACGATCCTGAGGGAACCACGCTGGGTTGTGGATTTATGATGAAGTTGGATGGGCGCGGGCAACATCGAAATTTTGTTTTCCCACAATATAGCGGGGTTCTGGTTTTGCGGGGGGAAGGGACATATATTGATTGGGCCGGGCGGGAGTACTCCACTTTCCCCGGGTGCTTCTTTCAGAGACTGCCGGGACGGACCCACAGTACGATTCATCCCGACACCGCAGTCTGGGCCGAGTGTTATGTCAATATCAGTCAGGCGTTTTGTGAAACGCTGGCTGAAATGAACAGCCTTGATGTGAATAAACCTGTGTTGGTGCCCGGCTTGAGTCTGGCTCTGGTGGAGCGGTTTGACTCCTTGCTTCATGATCTCCGTAACGCGCCTCCAATTGAATTGCCTCGGATGCTGGCGTTGGCACATGCGTTGATTGCCGATATCTATGCCTTGGACCGACACCGAAGCAGGCCGAATCCCTACGCTCAGGCGCTTGATGAGGCCGCACGTGCGCTGGCGGCCGACGCCTCTCGGCGGATCAAACTTCCGGCATTAGCCGCACAATTGGGCCTTGGGTATGAGGTGTTCCGTAAAGCGTTTCATGACAGGTTTGGTATGGCCCCGGGCGACTACAGCATCCGGCGCCGTATGGAGCGGGCGCGGTCTATGTTGACTCAGGGGGATGTGACCGTCAAAGAGGTGGCCTTTGCCCTCGGCTATCCTAACGAGTTCGCTTTTTCGCGCCAGTTTAGTCGCGTATATGGTGCCCCCCCCTCCCGCTTTCGAGGAATGCCGTAG
- a CDS encoding DUF1573 domain-containing protein, with the protein MNTKKLFARRNLLMGLIPVVCVCSEAGQVQPEGQTNHPGVVCMDSNFDFGVVYPEAVVKHSYVMTNQGGRVVKIIAVRPSCGCTTAQVATNELAPGLATTVDVVLDFKGRRGRQNKSIYVETDDSENRIVRLGFNGVVMVPIEAQPEGVHFGTISSEGLLEREVLLTAVSTNTFKVLSVKSASPQVTVSFEPREAGKQYLLRIACPGARKLGTFMTAVEVETDHPQMKMLSIPVAGFVAGDIVPAPAELLLFPSATNEPKTVWVSLWSPAGKPFKVTKVELPGEGMTNAVISVKPDRCRLEIKTWGSLMGLDGKSIRIETDLDSLKELSIPLKVMAVR; encoded by the coding sequence ATGAATACAAAAAAGTTGTTCGCAAGACGCAATCTTCTAATGGGGTTGATTCCGGTTGTGTGTGTGTGCTCTGAGGCAGGTCAGGTTCAACCGGAGGGGCAAACCAATCACCCCGGTGTTGTTTGTATGGATTCGAACTTTGATTTTGGGGTTGTGTATCCTGAAGCGGTGGTGAAACACAGTTATGTAATGACCAATCAGGGCGGGCGTGTGGTGAAAATAATCGCTGTGCGTCCCAGTTGCGGTTGTACCACGGCCCAGGTGGCTACGAATGAATTGGCCCCGGGACTGGCAACCACGGTGGATGTGGTGCTTGATTTTAAAGGACGGCGTGGGCGTCAGAATAAGTCGATTTATGTTGAGACCGATGATTCTGAGAATCGAATCGTGCGGCTGGGATTCAATGGCGTGGTGATGGTGCCAATAGAGGCTCAGCCAGAGGGGGTCCATTTCGGAACGATTAGTTCGGAAGGCCTGCTTGAACGTGAGGTGTTGCTGACGGCCGTATCGACCAATACCTTTAAAGTACTTTCGGTGAAATCCGCTTCCCCTCAAGTGACCGTTTCGTTTGAGCCGCGTGAGGCGGGAAAACAGTATCTTCTCAGGATTGCTTGTCCTGGTGCCCGAAAGTTGGGGACTTTTATGACGGCAGTGGAAGTGGAGACCGATCATCCGCAGATGAAAATGCTATCCATTCCTGTCGCTGGTTTTGTGGCGGGAGATATTGTGCCTGCGCCGGCCGAGTTGTTGTTGTTTCCCTCCGCCACAAACGAGCCCAAAACGGTTTGGGTCAGCCTCTGGTCCCCGGCAGGTAAACCTTTTAAAGTCACGAAGGTGGAACTGCCCGGGGAGGGTATGACCAACGCGGTTATCTCCGTGAAGCCAGATCGGTGTCGCTTGGAAATCAAAACTTGGGGTTCTCTGATGGGTCTGGATGGGAAGTCGATCCGCATTGAAACGGATTTGGACTCCCTGAAGGAACTCTCGATTCCGCTCAAAGTCATGGCGGTCCGATAG
- the floA gene encoding flotillin-like protein FloA (flotillin-like protein involved in membrane lipid rafts): MQNVAGIIVILIAVIALIMLGVFFYFIKVWVRALMSGARVPMLTLVGMKLRHVPPTLIVDARIRVIKAGLTLSSDLIEAHYLAGGDVINVVNGLIAADKAGIDLTFQQAAAINLAGRDVQEAVRTSVIPKVIDCPDPQKSQVSMLDAVARDGIRMLVKARVTVRTNLNQLVGGAGEDTIIARVGQGIVSAIGSSATYKAVLENPDAISRRVLASGLDSQTAFEIVSIDIADISVAGTGAKDVANVGAMLETERAEADKKLRQAEAEGRRAMAVAREQEMRALVQEMQARVVEAQAEVPRAMAEAFRKGNLGVMDFYRMQNIQSDTDMRKTIAGEPHDQQQKPVQL; this comes from the coding sequence ATGCAAAACGTAGCCGGAATCATCGTCATATTAATTGCAGTTATCGCCCTCATTATGCTTGGGGTGTTTTTCTATTTCATCAAGGTCTGGGTGCGAGCCCTCATGTCCGGTGCCCGGGTACCGATGCTGACCCTTGTCGGGATGAAACTCCGGCACGTCCCACCCACACTCATCGTGGATGCCCGTATCCGGGTAATCAAAGCCGGACTGACATTGTCATCCGACCTGATTGAAGCGCATTATCTTGCTGGTGGTGACGTCATTAATGTCGTCAACGGGCTGATTGCCGCTGACAAGGCCGGCATCGACCTGACCTTCCAACAGGCGGCCGCCATCAACCTCGCTGGACGTGATGTTCAGGAAGCCGTACGTACCAGCGTCATTCCGAAGGTCATTGACTGCCCCGATCCGCAGAAGAGCCAGGTTTCCATGCTTGATGCTGTGGCTCGCGATGGTATCCGCATGCTCGTCAAGGCCCGTGTCACCGTACGTACGAACCTGAACCAACTTGTCGGTGGTGCCGGCGAAGACACAATCATTGCCCGTGTAGGACAGGGAATCGTCAGCGCAATCGGATCTTCTGCCACCTATAAGGCGGTACTGGAAAATCCGGATGCCATTAGCCGCCGGGTGCTTGCGAGCGGGCTGGACTCACAAACGGCCTTTGAAATCGTGTCGATCGATATCGCGGACATCAGCGTAGCGGGCACGGGGGCCAAGGATGTCGCCAATGTTGGCGCCATGCTGGAAACCGAACGAGCCGAGGCCGACAAAAAATTGCGTCAAGCTGAAGCCGAAGGCCGACGCGCCATGGCGGTCGCCCGGGAGCAGGAAATGCGCGCCCTGGTTCAAGAGATGCAGGCTCGCGTGGTTGAGGCTCAAGCAGAAGTTCCCCGCGCCATGGCCGAAGCTTTCCGCAAGGGTAACCTCGGCGTCATGGACTTCTACCGGATGCAGAATATCCAATCCGACACCGATATGCGTAAAACCATCGCTGGCGAGCCTCATGACCAGCAACAGAAACCCGTTCAACTGTAA
- a CDS encoding nucleoside triphosphate pyrophosphatase → MNLILASKSKGRAALLKAAGYRFRQIPSQAAEPVPAKGENLEHYVLSLACLKAEAVARRYPRAIVIGADTALIQGHKIIGKPKSLADARRMLAQLGRQPHRISSAVYLIIPSNTKGRQPRFVKLVESATVTLRKWTPARIHKHVALTQPLDWAGAYAVQDPHSAAIVRHIEGDLAPVIGLPLEALIKALRYTGTRK, encoded by the coding sequence ATGAACCTCATCTTGGCCTCAAAATCTAAAGGACGCGCCGCCCTCCTGAAGGCGGCAGGGTATCGATTCCGTCAGATTCCCTCCCAGGCTGCGGAACCCGTACCGGCAAAAGGTGAAAATCTAGAACACTACGTGCTATCACTTGCCTGCCTGAAAGCGGAGGCCGTAGCGCGACGTTATCCACGCGCCATTGTCATTGGCGCCGATACCGCGCTGATTCAGGGCCATAAAATCATTGGCAAACCGAAATCCCTGGCCGATGCCCGCCGCATGCTCGCCCAATTGGGCCGCCAGCCACACCGGATCAGCAGCGCGGTCTACCTGATTATCCCTTCAAACACCAAAGGCAGGCAACCTCGTTTTGTTAAACTGGTGGAATCCGCCACGGTGACCTTGAGAAAATGGACTCCCGCCCGCATCCACAAGCATGTCGCCCTCACACAACCGCTTGACTGGGCAGGCGCCTATGCAGTACAGGACCCCCATTCTGCCGCCATTGTCCGACATATTGAAGGCGATCTGGCCCCGGTGATCGGACTCCCCCTAGAGGCTTTGATTAAGGCGCTCAGATATACGGGAACGAGAAAATAA
- a CDS encoding NfeD family protein has translation MDNTTWLITLLLVGTFLIGAEIFIPGAVAGTIGGAALFGAVLVAFNISNTLGFYTLFGVFILVALTTIAWIRLFPKSGIGQKMTLSTDGKNFKSTDSRQALLGKTGVTHSDLRPAGFALIDGKRIDVVSEGGLIDSNVPICVIKVEGTRIVVRKVEA, from the coding sequence ATGGATAATACGACTTGGTTGATTACATTGTTGCTGGTGGGGACATTCCTCATCGGTGCTGAAATTTTCATTCCCGGCGCCGTGGCAGGCACGATTGGCGGGGCCGCCCTGTTTGGAGCCGTCCTCGTTGCCTTCAATATCAGCAACACCTTGGGATTCTACACCCTTTTTGGCGTCTTTATTCTGGTGGCTCTGACGACCATCGCGTGGATCCGCCTCTTCCCAAAATCAGGAATCGGACAAAAAATGACCCTGTCAACCGACGGCAAAAACTTCAAATCCACTGATTCACGACAGGCCTTACTTGGTAAAACAGGCGTTACCCACTCTGATCTCCGGCCGGCCGGATTCGCCCTGATCGACGGAAAGAGGATTGACGTTGTATCTGAAGGCGGACTGATCGACAGCAACGTCCCCATCTGTGTAATCAAAGTTGAAGGTACCCGGATTGTGGTGCGAAAGGTTGAGGCATGA
- a CDS encoding tetratricopeptide repeat protein, giving the protein MNIGRILVAAAVVSSGLALAAQASVIVMKNGRTVTGKSIEWREDTRDYLVINEGASMPVPEDQIASMNIDRPAELDQAKKLVSSGQYAQAIPVLDGMIKAYRKLSWDVDAMKLQAQCYVEMNDLKKASEAMDRVFTAGGTMPASVQMNYWKALQKTGDIKQLERDLNRTLGTGPSDLVAAAYLIRGNSYLQDGNQDAALSDFLKIVTLFKGEKAVQPEALYNAAELLEKANAKDPRAADLRKILLQDYKTSEFAAKLK; this is encoded by the coding sequence ATGAACATCGGCAGAATTCTTGTGGCGGCGGCGGTCGTGAGTAGCGGATTAGCCCTGGCGGCCCAGGCGAGTGTGATTGTTATGAAAAACGGGCGCACTGTGACGGGTAAATCCATTGAGTGGCGTGAAGATACCCGTGATTATCTGGTGATTAATGAGGGGGCCAGTATGCCGGTTCCCGAAGACCAGATAGCGTCGATGAACATTGATAGACCGGCCGAGCTTGATCAGGCCAAAAAATTGGTGAGCTCGGGACAGTATGCCCAGGCCATTCCCGTGTTGGATGGGATGATCAAGGCCTATAGGAAGTTGAGTTGGGATGTCGATGCCATGAAGCTGCAGGCCCAGTGTTACGTGGAAATGAATGACCTCAAAAAGGCGTCCGAAGCTATGGATCGGGTGTTTACGGCTGGCGGAACCATGCCTGCTTCAGTACAGATGAACTACTGGAAGGCTTTACAGAAAACGGGGGATATCAAGCAGTTGGAACGGGATTTGAACCGGACCTTGGGGACTGGACCTTCGGATCTGGTTGCCGCCGCTTACTTGATTCGAGGAAATTCCTATCTGCAGGATGGAAATCAAGACGCTGCCTTGTCTGACTTTTTGAAGATCGTGACGCTTTTCAAGGGAGAAAAGGCCGTTCAGCCTGAAGCGCTTTACAACGCAGCGGAATTGCTGGAGAAAGCCAATGCCAAAGATCCACGCGCTGCAGATTTGCGCAAGATTCTTCTGCAAGACTACAAAACCAGCGAATTTGCCGCGAAGCTGAAGTAG